One part of the [Synechococcus] sp. NIES-970 genome encodes these proteins:
- a CDS encoding putative RNA pseudouridine synthase, producing the protein MLHKPYNVLCQFTDNSLQGGQRQTLKDFVPIPNVYSVGRLDRDSEGLLLLTDDAPLKHYLCEPKFAHPRTYWVQVENIPDAQAIARLQSGVLIQGQKTRPAIARLLTQAPAVFPRHPPIRERQNIPTAWLALTLTEGKNRQVRRMTAAVGYPTLRLIRVGIGAGAAQLTLDGLAPGEWRYLTAAEIHALHCLLPDRGPRDSTGRRQGKKIASRRPRGKSW; encoded by the coding sequence TTGCTCCACAAACCTTATAACGTCCTTTGTCAGTTTACTGATAATAGCCTCCAAGGGGGACAGCGGCAAACTTTAAAGGATTTTGTGCCCATCCCGAATGTGTATTCTGTGGGTCGCTTGGACCGCGATAGTGAAGGATTATTGCTCCTGACTGATGATGCTCCGCTCAAGCACTATCTCTGTGAGCCGAAGTTTGCTCACCCCCGCACCTATTGGGTTCAGGTTGAGAATATTCCAGATGCCCAGGCGATCGCCCGACTCCAGTCAGGGGTCTTAATCCAAGGGCAAAAAACGAGGCCAGCGATCGCCCGCCTATTAACCCAAGCACCAGCGGTTTTCCCGCGGCATCCGCCCATCCGTGAACGCCAAAATATTCCCACAGCTTGGTTGGCGTTAACCCTGACGGAGGGGAAAAATCGTCAGGTGCGGCGCATGACGGCAGCGGTGGGTTATCCGACCTTGCGTTTGATCCGGGTGGGAATCGGTGCAGGCGCAGCCCAATTAACCCTGGATGGCTTAGCGCCAGGGGAATGGCGTTATCTGACAGCGGCAGAAATTCACGCGCTGCATTGTTTACTCCCAGACAGAGGTCCTAGGGATTCAACGGGGCGCCGTCAGGGCAAAAAAATAGCTAGTCGCAGACCGAGGGGAAAGTCCTGGTGA
- a CDS encoding Nudix hydrolase family protein, translated as MAYTYDYPKPSVTVDCVVFGLNPEHTLKIMLVKRGIAPFKGEWALPGGFVRLEESLEEAAKRELKEETGIENIFLEQLYTFGAPQRDPRDRVITVAYYALINLEDHPIHADTDAADVAWFPLDDLPQMAFDHQEITQVAIQRLQGKLRYEPIGFELLPQKFTLTQLQKLYEQILGIQLDKRNFRRKILKMDILIRLDELQTGVAHRAARLYSFDTVKYQQLKEAGFDFEL; from the coding sequence ATGGCTTATACCTACGACTATCCAAAACCCAGCGTCACCGTTGATTGTGTTGTTTTTGGTCTTAATCCCGAACATACCCTCAAAATTATGTTAGTCAAGCGGGGTATTGCCCCTTTTAAAGGAGAATGGGCTCTCCCTGGGGGCTTTGTCCGCCTTGAAGAGTCCCTAGAAGAAGCGGCAAAGCGCGAGCTGAAGGAAGAAACTGGCATTGAAAATATTTTTCTAGAGCAACTCTATACCTTCGGGGCACCCCAACGAGATCCCCGTGACCGTGTCATTACCGTTGCCTACTATGCCTTGATTAACCTAGAAGATCATCCCATCCATGCGGATACAGACGCAGCAGATGTAGCTTGGTTCCCCTTGGATGATCTTCCCCAAATGGCCTTTGACCACCAAGAAATCACCCAAGTGGCGATCCAACGCCTCCAGGGCAAGCTCCGCTATGAACCGATTGGTTTTGAACTGTTGCCCCAAAAATTTACCCTGACCCAACTACAAAAGCTCTATGAGCAGATTTTGGGGATTCAACTGGATAAGCGTAATTTCCGCCGCAAAATCTTGAAGATGGATATTTTGATTCGTCTCGATGAACTACAAACAGGGGTTGCACACCGAGCTGCCCGTTTGTATTCCTTTGATACCGTGAAATATCAACAGCTCAAAGAAGCAGGCTTTGATTTTGAGCTTTAG
- the dnaE gene encoding DNA polymerase III alpha subunit has translation MVKIIRRNLIGEAATYDIGLGKDHNFLLGQGLIASNCFNKSHSTAYAYVTYQTAYLKANYPVEYMTALLSASSGNKDKIRKYRENAERMGIQVLPPDINESDLDFRPVGEAIRFGLSAVQNLGENAIGAILAARQEGPFGSLADLCSRLDLRVVNRRALETLITCGGLDSLHDNRQAMLKGLDLMIDWAQTKAKEKASGQTNLFDSFGDEGVASFDEAPVLPKVADLTLEEKLRQEKELLGFYVSEHPLEKLRTTIAPVLSPTSLMAIADHVNKKVSAVAILTDIRKIFTKANNEPMAFIQLEDISGQVEGIVFPRTYPNIEQLLNVDSRVIVWGKVQQKEDRTQLIVDHLEPIEEVRMLMVRLSLAQLNQTQTQQRLKEILLRQAGEKKQGRIPVIVIVGQGNERSFIRLGQDYWVEDDHQALLALRQGDFHAYRENLIPHAQAS, from the coding sequence TTGGTTAAAATCATTCGCCGCAATTTGATTGGCGAGGCAGCGACCTATGACATTGGGTTGGGTAAAGACCACAATTTTCTTCTGGGTCAGGGTCTAATTGCCTCTAATTGTTTTAATAAATCCCACTCAACCGCCTATGCCTATGTGACGTATCAGACGGCTTACCTAAAGGCGAACTATCCTGTTGAGTACATGACGGCACTATTGAGTGCCAGTAGTGGTAACAAAGACAAGATCCGCAAGTACCGTGAGAACGCGGAGCGGATGGGAATCCAGGTTTTGCCACCGGATATCAATGAATCAGATTTAGATTTTCGACCAGTGGGTGAAGCGATTCGATTTGGTCTCTCGGCAGTCCAAAACCTTGGCGAAAATGCGATCGGAGCAATTTTGGCAGCGCGTCAAGAGGGGCCTTTTGGGAGCTTGGCCGATCTCTGTTCACGGCTGGACTTACGGGTGGTAAACCGGCGGGCCTTGGAAACGTTGATTACCTGCGGCGGTTTAGACTCCCTCCATGACAATCGCCAAGCAATGCTTAAAGGGCTTGATTTGATGATTGATTGGGCTCAAACAAAAGCTAAAGAAAAAGCCAGTGGCCAAACCAACCTATTTGATAGCTTTGGGGATGAAGGTGTAGCTAGTTTTGATGAAGCGCCAGTCTTACCCAAGGTGGCTGATTTGACCTTGGAAGAAAAACTCCGCCAAGAAAAAGAATTGCTTGGGTTTTATGTTTCTGAGCATCCCCTAGAAAAATTACGGACAACTATTGCGCCAGTTTTATCCCCCACGAGTTTAATGGCGATCGCCGACCATGTGAACAAAAAAGTTAGCGCTGTGGCGATCCTTACCGATATCCGCAAGATTTTTACAAAGGCCAACAATGAACCCATGGCCTTTATTCAGCTAGAGGATATTTCTGGTCAAGTGGAGGGCATTGTCTTTCCCCGGACTTATCCCAACATTGAACAGTTATTAAATGTGGATAGTCGCGTTATTGTTTGGGGGAAAGTTCAACAAAAAGAAGACCGTACCCAACTGATTGTGGATCACCTCGAACCCATTGAGGAAGTGCGGATGTTGATGGTGCGTTTATCCCTGGCCCAGTTGAACCAAACTCAAACCCAACAGCGTCTAAAAGAAATTCTCCTGCGACAAGCTGGGGAAAAGAAACAGGGACGAATCCCGGTCATTGTCATTGTGGGTCAGGGGAATGAGCGCTCCTTTATCCGCCTCGGGCAAGACTATTGGGTTGAGGACGATCACCAAGCTTTATTGGCCCTCCGTCAGGGGGATTTTCATGCCTACCGCGAAAACCTGATCCCCCATGCCCAAGCCAGTTAA
- a CDS encoding hypothetical protein (conserved hypothetical protein), translated as MPNSTTAHPEASPDHAIWDSLKQAIARSSGFKRWYANHGEILALEHLSVDQQVTTYLKETLETLAY; from the coding sequence ATGCCAAACTCGACCACTGCCCATCCTGAAGCATCCCCTGACCACGCCATCTGGGATAGCCTAAAGCAGGCGATCGCCCGTAGTTCTGGGTTTAAGCGTTGGTATGCAAACCACGGTGAAATCCTCGCCCTCGAGCATCTCAGTGTCGATCAGCAGGTGACCACTTACCTCAAGGAAACCCTCGAAACCCTGGCCTACTAG